A portion of the Streptococcus urinalis 2285-97 genome contains these proteins:
- the tehB gene encoding SAM-dependent methyltransferase TehB — translation MVSSKQLIPYKMLPIWTKESLPSAVQQKHNTKEGTWAKLTIISGKLSFLTLNSEGDILHTDVFTPETETPFIGHDIWHRIVPESDDLECFLTFYCLREDYFEKKYQIGRTHSEVLEMTPLLTTSSQILDLGSGPGRNSLYLSLLGHDVVSVDLNHDSLEKLEHIALNEDLPYAVRTYDINQANLHGQYDAIISTVVMMFLNADKIPAIISNMKNQTKKNGLNLIVCAMDTEKYPCHMPFSFTFKEGELKDYYQDWDIIKYNENLGHLHRLDENGEPIALQFATLLARKK, via the coding sequence ATAGTTTCATCCAAGCAACTCATTCCTTATAAAATGCTTCCAATTTGGACTAAAGAAAGTTTACCAAGTGCTGTTCAACAAAAGCATAATACTAAAGAGGGCACTTGGGCAAAGTTAACCATAATATCAGGAAAACTAAGTTTTTTAACCTTAAATTCTGAAGGTGATATCCTACACACTGATGTCTTCACACCAGAAACAGAAACACCTTTTATTGGTCATGATATTTGGCACAGAATTGTTCCTGAAAGTGATGATTTAGAATGTTTTTTAACCTTCTATTGCTTAAGAGAAGACTATTTTGAAAAGAAATATCAGATTGGCCGAACACACTCAGAAGTACTTGAGATGACACCTCTTCTGACGACATCGAGCCAGATATTAGACCTCGGTTCTGGCCCTGGACGAAATTCTCTATATCTTTCTTTACTTGGACATGATGTCGTTTCTGTTGACCTCAATCATGATAGTCTTGAAAAATTAGAACATATTGCTCTAAATGAAGATTTACCCTATGCTGTCAGAACTTATGATATCAATCAAGCCAATTTACATGGTCAATATGATGCTATTATTTCAACTGTTGTGATGATGTTCCTAAATGCAGATAAGATTCCAGCTATTATTTCAAATATGAAAAATCAAACCAAAAAAAATGGGCTGAATTTAATTGTTTGTGCTATGGATACTGAAAAATACCCATGTCACATGCCATTTTCATTTACCTTTAAAGAAGGTGAGCTTAAAGACTATTATCAAGACTGGGACATTATTAAATACAACGAAAATTTAGGTCATCTTCATAGACTTGATGAAAACGGGGAGCCTATTGCTTTACAATTTGCAACCTTACTAGCTCGAAAAAAATAA
- a CDS encoding DNA alkylation repair protein, whose translation MNEHLFTLLEKRFENVSDADKAKQMSAYMRNLFSFYGIKTPERRLIYKDIIKEAKKSKIIDWQLLDKAWQSPKREMHYFVCDYLKGCQKLLIYEDIPHLLSFAKTNQWWDTIDHFDRILGRINDPRIKEFMIDLSHSDDFWLRRIAIDHQLGAKDKTDTELLALIICQNFGSQEFFINKAIGWSLRDYSKTNPEWVRNFIKEHKSQLAPLSIREASKYLN comes from the coding sequence ATGAACGAACATCTATTTACATTATTAGAAAAGCGTTTTGAAAATGTTTCAGATGCTGATAAAGCTAAACAAATGTCTGCTTACATGAGGAATCTTTTCTCTTTTTATGGTATCAAAACACCTGAACGTAGACTAATTTACAAAGATATTATAAAAGAAGCCAAAAAGTCTAAAATCATTGATTGGCAACTTTTAGATAAAGCTTGGCAGAGTCCAAAACGTGAAATGCATTATTTTGTATGTGATTACCTTAAAGGTTGTCAAAAACTATTGATCTATGAAGATATTCCACACCTATTGTCTTTTGCCAAAACAAATCAATGGTGGGATACTATTGACCATTTCGACCGTATTCTAGGTCGAATCAATGATCCAAGAATTAAAGAATTTATGATTGATTTGTCTCATTCTGATGATTTTTGGTTACGACGGATAGCAATTGACCATCAATTAGGTGCAAAAGACAAAACAGATACTGAACTTCTAGCACTAATTATCTGTCAAAATTTTGGAAGTCAAGAATTTTTTATTAATAAAGCAATAGGATGGAGCTTGAGAGATTATTCAAAGACAAATCCTGAATGGGTCAGGAATTTTATCAAGGAGCACAAATCTCAATTAGCACCACTTAGTATAAGAGAAGCCAGTAAATATCTAAACTAA
- a CDS encoding methylated-DNA--[protein]-cysteine S-methyltransferase — translation MYYKSYYKSPLGQISIICDDSSLCGLYFHDQKYYEKGFENSDLVEDETAIHKVVKLALDDYFLGDDRTLKNISIKPKGTPFQEKVWYALKDISFGHTTTYGELAKKMNCQSAQAVGGAIGRNPIAIVIPCHRVLGKNGELTGYVAGVDCKKWLLNHEKEEKKDDYFL, via the coding sequence ATGTATTATAAATCTTATTATAAATCCCCACTTGGGCAAATATCAATCATATGTGATGATAGCTCACTTTGTGGGTTATACTTTCATGATCAAAAATATTATGAAAAAGGCTTTGAAAATAGTGATCTTGTTGAAGATGAAACAGCGATTCATAAAGTGGTTAAATTAGCTTTAGATGATTATTTTCTTGGTGATGACAGAACCCTAAAAAACATTTCTATAAAGCCTAAGGGGACCCCTTTTCAAGAAAAGGTTTGGTATGCTCTAAAAGATATTTCTTTTGGTCATACGACCACCTATGGGGAGTTAGCAAAAAAAATGAATTGTCAATCTGCTCAGGCAGTTGGAGGAGCAATTGGAAGAAATCCCATTGCTATTGTCATTCCTTGTCATAGAGTTCTTGGGAAAAATGGGGAACTTACAGGTTATGTAGCTGGTGTGGATTGTAAAAAATGGCTTCTAAATCATGAAAAAGAGGAGAAAAAAGATGATTACTTTTTATGA
- a CDS encoding arsenate reductase family protein: MITFYEYPKCSTCQRAKKELKQYVSNFETIDIKTNPPKDELLKTWMNQGDFTLKNFFNTSGNRYKSLGLKDKIDSLTIDQAADMLSKDGMLIKRPLLIKDGTLVQIGARKSYQTLFES; the protein is encoded by the coding sequence ATGATTACTTTTTATGAGTATCCGAAATGCAGTACTTGCCAAAGAGCAAAAAAAGAACTGAAACAGTATGTTTCAAACTTTGAAACAATTGATATAAAAACAAATCCACCAAAAGATGAACTTTTGAAAACCTGGATGAATCAAGGCGATTTTACGCTCAAAAATTTTTTTAACACGAGTGGTAATCGTTATAAATCACTTGGACTAAAAGATAAAATAGATAGTTTGACTATTGATCAAGCTGCTGACATGTTATCAAAAGACGGTATGTTAATCAAACGACCACTTTTGATTAAAGATGGAACATTAGTGCAAATTGGTGCTAGGAAATCTTATCAGACTTTATTTGAATCTTAA
- the metG gene encoding methionine--tRNA ligase, with translation MSTKKPFYITTPIYYPSGKLHIGSAYTTIACDVLARYKRMMNHDVFYLTGLDEHGQKIQTKAEEAGISPQAYVDEMAKEVKELWSLLDISYDKFIRTTDNYHEEVVAQVFEKLLAQDDIYLGEYSGWYSVSDEEFFTESQLDEVFRDESGNVTGGIAPSGHEVEWVSEESYFLRLGKYADRLVAFFNEHPEFIQPDGRMNEIVKNFIEPGLEDLAVSRTSFTWGVKVPSNPKHVVYVWIDALLNYATALGYGQENDANFDKFWNGTVFHIVGKDILRFHSIYWPIMLMMLDMKLPERLIAHGWFVMKDGKMSKSKGNVVYPEMLVERFGLDPLRYYLMRSLPVGSDGTFTPEDYVGRINYELANDLGNLLNRTVAMVNKYFDGKVPAYKENVTDFDQELAQTVEANINEYYKQMDAVDYPRALEAVWTIISRTNKYIDETTPWVLAKDDSRLEELESVMSHLVASLRVVAHLIQPFMMSTSNAIMEQLGLKGQFDLENLSLAGLPNDITVVTKGKPIFPRLDMDEEIQYIKSQMESGSKNQVSDSKEEWLPENVTLTSSKEEIKFETFDAAEIRVAEVKAVSKVEGSDKLLCFKLDAGDSDDRQILSGIAKFYPNEQELVGQKLQIVANLKPRKMMKKYISQGMILSAEFDGKLNVLTVDQSIPNGSIIG, from the coding sequence ATGTCTACTAAAAAACCATTCTATATTACAACTCCTATTTACTATCCATCTGGAAAGTTACATATTGGTTCAGCTTACACAACGATTGCCTGTGATGTGTTGGCAAGATATAAACGTATGATGAATCATGATGTCTTTTACTTAACAGGACTTGACGAACATGGTCAAAAAATTCAAACAAAAGCTGAAGAAGCTGGGATTTCGCCACAAGCCTATGTTGATGAAATGGCTAAAGAAGTAAAAGAGCTATGGTCATTATTAGACATTTCATACGATAAATTTATTAGAACTACAGATAACTACCATGAAGAAGTCGTGGCACAAGTATTTGAAAAACTATTAGCGCAAGATGATATTTACCTTGGGGAATACTCAGGTTGGTACTCTGTATCTGACGAAGAATTTTTCACTGAAAGTCAATTAGATGAAGTTTTTCGTGATGAATCTGGTAATGTTACAGGTGGTATTGCACCATCTGGACATGAAGTTGAGTGGGTTTCAGAAGAGTCTTATTTCTTACGCTTAGGGAAGTACGCAGACCGTTTGGTCGCTTTCTTTAATGAACATCCAGAATTCATTCAACCTGATGGTCGTATGAATGAAATTGTAAAAAATTTCATTGAACCTGGTCTAGAAGATTTAGCAGTGTCAAGAACATCTTTTACTTGGGGTGTTAAAGTACCATCAAATCCAAAACATGTTGTCTATGTATGGATTGATGCACTACTTAATTACGCGACTGCACTTGGCTACGGACAAGAAAATGATGCCAATTTTGATAAGTTTTGGAATGGAACAGTATTCCATATAGTAGGAAAAGATATTCTTCGCTTCCATTCAATATACTGGCCAATCATGCTAATGATGTTAGATATGAAATTACCTGAAAGACTTATTGCACATGGTTGGTTTGTGATGAAAGATGGCAAGATGTCTAAATCAAAAGGGAATGTTGTTTACCCAGAAATGCTTGTAGAACGTTTTGGACTAGATCCACTTAGATATTATCTCATGCGTTCATTGCCGGTAGGTTCTGATGGAACTTTTACACCAGAAGATTACGTTGGTCGCATCAATTATGAACTTGCTAATGATTTGGGAAATCTTTTAAACCGAACTGTAGCAATGGTTAATAAATATTTTGATGGAAAAGTACCAGCATATAAAGAAAATGTAACAGACTTTGATCAAGAATTAGCGCAAACTGTTGAAGCAAATATCAATGAATACTATAAACAAATGGATGCCGTTGATTACCCACGAGCTCTTGAGGCAGTGTGGACAATCATTTCACGAACAAATAAATATATTGATGAAACGACACCTTGGGTCTTGGCAAAAGATGACTCTCGTCTAGAAGAATTAGAATCTGTCATGTCACATTTAGTAGCAAGTTTACGTGTTGTTGCTCATTTAATACAACCTTTCATGATGTCAACATCAAATGCCATCATGGAACAATTAGGATTAAAAGGTCAATTTGATCTTGAAAATCTATCATTAGCTGGACTACCTAATGACATAACCGTAGTCACCAAAGGAAAACCAATATTCCCAAGATTAGATATGGATGAAGAAATACAATATATCAAATCACAAATGGAAAGTGGTTCAAAAAACCAAGTGAGTGATTCCAAAGAAGAGTGGCTTCCAGAAAATGTCACACTAACTTCTTCAAAAGAAGAAATTAAATTTGAAACATTTGATGCAGCAGAAATTAGAGTTGCTGAAGTAAAAGCTGTTTCAAAAGTAGAAGGTTCTGATAAATTATTATGCTTTAAATTAGATGCTGGAGATTCTGATGATCGCCAAATCTTATCTGGAATTGCTAAATTTTATCCTAATGAACAAGAGTTAGTTGGTCAAAAATTACAAATTGTTGCAAATTTAAAACCACGTAAAATGATGAAAAAATACATTAGTCAAGGGATGATTTTGTCAGCTGAATTTGATGGTAAATTAAACGTTTTAACAGTTGATCAATCCATACCAAATGGTTCAATAATTGGTTAA
- a CDS encoding exodeoxyribonuclease III, which produces MKLISWNIDSLNAALTAESPRALLSRAVIETIAKENADVIAIQETKLSANGPTKKHLEVLLSYFPDYSNVWRSSVEPARKGYAGTMFLYKKELEPKITFPEIKAPTTMDAEGRIITLEFDNVFITQVYTPNAGDGLKRLADRQIWDEKYKEYLISLDKQKPVLATGDYNVAHKEIDLANPASNRRSAGFTDEERQGFTSLLEGGFTDSFRYVHGDVPNVYSWWAQRSKTSKINNTGWRIDYWLTSNRVSELITKSEMIHSGDRQDHTPILLEINLEF; this is translated from the coding sequence ATGAAATTAATCTCTTGGAATATTGATTCCCTAAATGCGGCGCTAACAGCCGAATCTCCACGTGCACTACTTTCACGTGCAGTCATAGAAACCATTGCAAAAGAAAATGCTGATGTCATTGCTATTCAAGAAACAAAATTATCTGCTAACGGACCTACCAAAAAACATTTAGAAGTTCTTCTTTCATACTTCCCTGATTATAGTAATGTATGGCGTTCTTCTGTAGAACCTGCCAGAAAAGGTTATGCCGGTACAATGTTCTTATACAAAAAAGAGCTTGAACCAAAAATAACCTTCCCAGAAATTAAAGCACCAACAACAATGGATGCTGAAGGTCGTATTATTACACTTGAATTTGACAATGTTTTCATCACACAAGTCTACACTCCAAATGCTGGAGATGGGCTTAAAAGATTGGCAGATAGACAAATTTGGGACGAAAAATACAAAGAGTATCTTATTTCTCTAGACAAACAAAAACCTGTTTTAGCAACTGGTGACTACAATGTCGCCCATAAAGAAATTGATCTCGCAAACCCTGCTAGTAACCGCCGTTCAGCAGGATTTACCGATGAAGAAAGACAAGGCTTCACTAGTCTTCTTGAAGGAGGATTCACTGATAGCTTTAGATATGTTCATGGAGATGTCCCTAATGTCTATTCATGGTGGGCTCAACGTAGCAAAACAAGTAAGATTAATAACACAGGATGGCGTATTGATTACTGGTTGACTTCTAATCGTGTCAGCGAGTTAATTACAAAATCAGAAATGATACATTCTGGAGATCGTCAGGATCACACTCCTATTTTACTTGAAATAAATCTTGAGTTTTAA